The Saccharopolyspora gloriosae genome window below encodes:
- a CDS encoding uracil-DNA glycosylase: MTELYVPEPAPRRGFCDGGRVIPELIDDPVTDPAGAARGARDLGDLDDAVPHCAACPRLVEWRERVAREKRAAFRGDTYWGRPVPGFGLPDAAIAIVGLAPAAHGANRTGRMFTGDPSGDVLYQALYDVGLASQPDAHRLGDGLSLRGTRITAPVRCAPPENKPTPAERDTCRPWLARELLLLRETVRVVLVLGGFGWQAVLPVLGAAAWQVPAPRPKFGHAAQVVLPATDGGRDLHLLGCYHVSRRNVQTKLMTPAMLRTVLEQAKDLAGLG, translated from the coding sequence ATGACCGAACTCTACGTGCCGGAACCCGCGCCCCGGCGCGGATTCTGCGACGGTGGACGCGTGATCCCCGAGCTGATCGACGACCCCGTCACCGACCCCGCCGGCGCGGCGCGCGGTGCCCGCGACCTCGGAGACCTCGACGACGCGGTGCCGCACTGCGCGGCGTGCCCGCGGCTGGTCGAGTGGCGCGAGCGGGTCGCGCGGGAGAAGCGGGCGGCGTTCCGCGGCGACACCTACTGGGGTCGCCCGGTTCCCGGTTTCGGCCTGCCGGACGCGGCGATCGCGATCGTCGGTCTCGCTCCCGCCGCGCACGGCGCGAACCGGACCGGCCGGATGTTCACCGGTGATCCTTCCGGTGACGTGCTCTACCAGGCCCTCTACGACGTCGGTCTCGCCTCGCAACCGGACGCGCACCGGCTCGGCGACGGATTGTCCTTGCGCGGCACCAGGATCACCGCGCCGGTCCGGTGCGCCCCACCGGAGAACAAGCCGACTCCCGCCGAGCGCGACACGTGCCGCCCGTGGCTGGCGCGCGAACTCCTGCTGCTGCGCGAGACGGTGCGGGTGGTGCTGGTGCTCGGCGGTTTCGGCTGGCAGGCCGTGCTGCCGGTGCTGGGGGCGGCGGCGTGGCAGGTGCCCGCGCCGCGCCCCAAGTTCGGGCACGCCGCCCAAGTCGTCCTCCCCGCCACCGACGGCGGCCGAGATCTCCACCTGCTCGGCTGCTACCACGTCAGCCGGCGCAACGTGCAGACCAAGCTGATGACACCGGCGATGCTGCGCACCGTCCTGGAACAGGCGAAAGACCTGGCGGGCCTCGGCTGA